The following are from one region of the Stigmatella ashevillena genome:
- a CDS encoding glycoside hydrolase family 57 protein, which translates to MSQGSLALVLHAHLPFVRHPEHEDFLEEDWLYEAISETYLPLLLVFDELVEEGVPFRVTMSLTPTLVSMLRDGLLMERYARKLDRLCELGALEAHRTREDATFGPIARFYRDHFEALRVAWHGRYRGDLVGAFRKLQDAGYLEILTCCATHGFLPLMQDTPEAVRAQITVAASHYRQTFGRDPPGIWLAECGYYPGLERLLAAERIRYFFVDTHGLADATPRPLYGPFAPVYTEAGVAAYARDPESSQQVWSAESGYPGDPLYREFYRDIGWDLDLDYIRPFIQPTGDRKNTGFKYYRITGKTQDKLPYSPMEARQRAVLHATDFLRKRERQLAFLSSRMNRRRPVVVAPYDAELFGHWWFEGPQFLGSLIRQAAQSPEVLRLVTPSDDLREFPENQVATPSLSSWGSGGYATMWLDGSNDWIYRHLHQCARQMVALAQEHPDASDLNRRALNQAARELMLAQSSDWAFIMKTGTMVDYAVQRTQEHILRFLRLSEQVRAGNIDEGWLSQVEARNNLFPEIDYRVYRPL; encoded by the coding sequence ATGAGTCAGGGCTCCCTGGCACTGGTGCTCCATGCGCACCTTCCTTTCGTCCGCCACCCCGAGCACGAGGACTTTCTCGAGGAGGACTGGCTCTACGAGGCCATTTCCGAGACCTACCTGCCCTTGCTGCTCGTCTTCGACGAGCTCGTGGAAGAGGGGGTGCCGTTCCGGGTGACGATGTCGCTCACCCCCACGCTCGTCAGCATGCTGAGGGATGGGCTGTTGATGGAGCGCTACGCGCGCAAGCTGGACCGGCTCTGTGAGCTGGGCGCGCTCGAGGCCCACCGCACCCGGGAGGACGCCACCTTCGGCCCCATCGCCCGCTTCTACCGGGACCACTTCGAGGCCCTCCGGGTGGCCTGGCATGGGCGCTACCGGGGAGACCTCGTGGGCGCGTTCCGGAAGCTCCAGGACGCGGGGTACCTGGAGATCCTCACCTGTTGCGCCACCCACGGCTTCCTGCCGCTCATGCAGGACACGCCGGAGGCCGTGCGCGCGCAGATCACCGTGGCGGCCAGCCACTACCGGCAGACGTTCGGGCGGGACCCTCCGGGCATCTGGCTGGCCGAGTGCGGCTATTACCCGGGGTTGGAGCGCCTCCTGGCCGCCGAGCGCATCCGCTATTTCTTCGTGGACACGCATGGGCTGGCGGACGCCACGCCCCGTCCGCTGTATGGCCCGTTCGCGCCCGTCTATACGGAAGCGGGCGTGGCGGCGTACGCGAGGGATCCCGAGAGCTCGCAGCAGGTGTGGAGCGCGGAGAGCGGCTACCCGGGCGATCCGCTCTACCGCGAGTTCTACCGGGACATCGGGTGGGATCTGGACCTGGACTACATCCGTCCGTTCATCCAGCCCACCGGCGATCGCAAGAACACCGGCTTCAAGTACTACCGAATTACAGGCAAGACCCAGGACAAGCTCCCGTACTCCCCGATGGAGGCGCGCCAGCGCGCGGTCCTGCATGCCACCGACTTCCTGCGCAAGCGCGAGCGACAGCTCGCGTTCCTGTCCTCGCGGATGAACCGCCGCCGCCCGGTGGTGGTGGCCCCCTATGACGCGGAGCTGTTCGGACACTGGTGGTTCGAAGGGCCCCAGTTCCTGGGCAGCCTCATCCGCCAGGCGGCCCAGTCTCCCGAGGTGCTCCGGCTGGTCACACCCTCGGACGACCTGCGCGAGTTCCCGGAGAACCAGGTGGCCACGCCCTCGCTGTCCTCGTGGGGCTCGGGCGGCTATGCCACCATGTGGCTGGATGGCTCCAACGATTGGATCTACCGGCACCTGCACCAGTGTGCCCGGCAGATGGTGGCCCTGGCCCAGGAGCATCCCGATGCCTCGGACTTGAACCGCCGCGCCCTCAATCAGGCGGCCCGCGAGCTGATGCTCGCCCAGTCCTCGGACTGGGCCTTCATCATGAAGACGGGCACCATGGTGGATTACGCAGTTCAGCGCACCCAGGAGCATATCCTGCGCTTCTTGCGGCTGAGCGAGCAGGTGCGGGCGGGGAATATTGACGAGGGATGGCTTTCCCAAGTCGAGGCGCGCAACAACCTCTTTCCAGAAATCGACTATCGGGTGTACCGCCCCCTCTAA
- a CDS encoding response regulator — protein MERRVLIIESQNDFALSMATVLKSAGYQTAMATTAAEAQREMEKRRPDLVVLRAELPDQSGFTLCGQIKKGKWGQNLKVLLLSSDTGQDGLNQHRQTPGAADGYLIIPFEMGELASLSSDIMPPGTQEDAEDASMDSALSGNSPREAPPPMPLKASPAGGPPKLPKRERRSAITDEDRGFLDRAFQSIADRKAELLAESRQLKRTPPKRELMGTPEGKIQVLRDELKVREAQLARLSEIWSVRERELVSVEDRLHEKDVELQGLKMQVDDLLRRFNEAQTAMLQKEREHGATVDDLLLQKFSSEKDLIEVVAAKEKDINVLKREVNNRDDELSRRATELDTARAEYDKLEKQYGVATLEFEVREQKLDETVRGHEADIAQLRKRGEELDSTLAQTVSERDQRYAELEGEIQALQERLQQTEQERDSSVRALEQRALAAEDHGAQSDAEIERLKAERAALEARLNQQIAELEADVARTIGERDQLKQEKDAQEEELTQQLNERDAKLATLERELADTIARNEHHEAELNSTIQQHLERIGELEGEVEALKAHLADREAELTSELEALGQAKDALETDLTGQLEASQRTGEQLQARIVALDETVAQRDSTIEGLQTDISDRDAKIADLTGNLEATSQTLAETQTTLATTEETLSTTRGELEATSQTLSETQATLTRTEETLSSTRGELEATSQTLSETQTTLATTEETLSTTRGELEATSQTLSETQTTLARTEETLTSTRGELEATSETLAKTQATLATTEETLSTTRGELEATSQTLSETQTTLASTEETLSSTRGELEATSETLSKTQATLQQTLADLAQTTTVRDELAVELDDARSTLEYTRSELALTSQSLFTRDGELKTARGEIDRLTGALSATEQAKAALEEDLTGQIGQLRADLSETQGNYEAERSAHAKLAEETTEQIQALTSERDGLSQQLGTTQETLASTQDQLAQTRDSLADEQTAHEKTQKQAAQVQADLESQLNDAKDHGQDLAEQLAHTKQELGERVAEVTQLTSQLAHTEDARHDFEVRLHTLTEESQRREEMLQSDLSSKSQELSDTLRKLSSVTQEKQRQTEVLTREVTAKTDQLKQLDAKLEHQTAEAKRQADTLQQQVAQLSGELDSVRKESAEQLRVAGNAQAKLTSERDGLAGQLQQSENRLQQQTQAQTNERAEAKRATDELARKLATAEARVAQLSQEGQQRATEADAKLKEVQTQLTTRARKIQELELAVENSVSTKARLEKELTAKATAAEAKANETVTKLATLQRERKELEAKQLKELEDLNAKQKAELERRDAIKVQEVTRLQQSVQEKSKALKVAELELARYKSKSPAPAAAPAAKPGAKPAAAGPEDEEAAVKTQTSAAPVAAARPAAKAAAPAARPAAVAKKPAAPAPAPEVDGLPEDFAPGDRTVMVPLASMKSEDDDWSSIVDDLDKS, from the coding sequence ATGGAGCGTCGGGTCCTCATCATCGAAAGCCAGAATGACTTTGCCCTCAGCATGGCCACCGTGCTCAAGAGCGCGGGCTACCAGACGGCCATGGCCACCACCGCGGCGGAAGCCCAGCGGGAGATGGAGAAACGCCGGCCGGATCTCGTGGTGCTCCGCGCGGAGCTCCCGGACCAGTCCGGTTTCACCCTCTGTGGCCAGATCAAGAAGGGGAAGTGGGGCCAGAACCTGAAGGTGCTGCTGCTGTCCTCCGACACCGGCCAGGACGGGCTCAACCAGCACCGGCAGACGCCGGGCGCGGCGGACGGCTACCTCATCATCCCCTTCGAGATGGGAGAGCTGGCCTCGCTCAGCTCCGACATCATGCCCCCTGGCACCCAGGAGGACGCCGAGGATGCATCGATGGACTCCGCGCTGTCCGGCAACAGCCCGCGCGAAGCCCCGCCGCCCATGCCCCTGAAGGCCTCTCCGGCCGGCGGTCCGCCCAAGCTGCCCAAGCGCGAGCGCCGCAGCGCCATCACGGACGAGGACCGGGGATTCCTGGACAGGGCCTTCCAGTCCATCGCGGACCGTAAGGCGGAGCTGCTCGCCGAGTCCCGGCAGCTCAAGCGCACCCCGCCCAAGCGCGAGCTGATGGGCACCCCCGAGGGGAAGATCCAGGTGCTTCGCGACGAGCTGAAAGTGCGCGAGGCGCAGCTGGCGCGTCTGTCGGAGATCTGGAGCGTGCGCGAGCGCGAGCTGGTCTCCGTCGAGGACCGCCTCCACGAGAAGGACGTGGAGCTGCAGGGCCTGAAGATGCAGGTGGATGACCTGCTGCGCCGCTTCAACGAAGCGCAGACGGCCATGCTCCAGAAGGAGCGTGAGCACGGCGCCACGGTCGATGACCTGCTCCTGCAGAAGTTCTCGTCCGAGAAGGACCTCATCGAGGTCGTCGCGGCCAAGGAAAAGGACATCAACGTCCTCAAGCGAGAGGTCAACAACCGCGACGACGAGCTGTCGCGCCGCGCCACGGAGCTGGACACCGCGCGCGCCGAGTACGACAAGCTGGAGAAGCAGTACGGCGTCGCCACGCTGGAGTTCGAGGTCCGCGAGCAGAAGCTCGACGAGACGGTTCGCGGGCACGAAGCGGACATCGCCCAGCTGCGCAAGCGCGGCGAGGAGCTGGACAGCACCCTGGCCCAGACCGTCAGCGAGCGCGACCAGCGCTACGCGGAGCTGGAAGGAGAGATCCAGGCGCTCCAGGAGCGCTTGCAGCAGACCGAGCAGGAGCGCGACAGCTCCGTGCGCGCCCTGGAGCAGCGGGCCCTGGCCGCCGAGGATCACGGCGCCCAGTCCGACGCGGAGATCGAACGGCTCAAGGCCGAGCGCGCCGCGCTCGAGGCCCGGCTGAACCAGCAGATCGCCGAGCTGGAAGCGGACGTTGCCCGCACGATCGGGGAGCGCGATCAGCTCAAGCAGGAGAAGGACGCGCAGGAGGAGGAGCTCACCCAGCAGCTCAACGAGCGCGACGCGAAGCTCGCCACCCTCGAGCGCGAGCTGGCCGACACCATCGCCCGCAACGAGCACCACGAGGCGGAGCTCAACTCCACCATCCAGCAACACCTGGAGCGCATCGGTGAGCTGGAAGGCGAAGTCGAGGCCCTCAAGGCCCACCTGGCCGACCGCGAAGCCGAGCTGACCTCCGAGCTGGAGGCCCTGGGCCAGGCCAAGGATGCCCTGGAGACGGACCTCACGGGCCAGCTCGAGGCCTCGCAGCGGACCGGCGAGCAGCTCCAGGCGCGCATCGTCGCTTTGGACGAGACGGTCGCCCAGCGCGACAGCACCATTGAAGGGCTGCAGACGGACATCTCCGACCGCGACGCCAAGATCGCGGACCTGACGGGCAACCTGGAGGCCACCTCCCAGACGCTCGCGGAGACCCAGACCACCCTGGCCACCACGGAGGAGACGCTCTCCACCACCCGCGGCGAGCTGGAGGCCACCTCCCAGACGCTCTCCGAGACCCAGGCCACCCTGACTCGGACCGAGGAGACGCTGTCCAGCACGCGCGGCGAGCTGGAGGCCACCTCTCAGACGCTCTCCGAGACCCAGACCACCCTGGCCACCACGGAGGAGACGCTCTCCACCACCCGCGGCGAGCTGGAGGCCACCTCCCAGACGCTCTCCGAGACCCAGACCACCCTGGCCCGGACCGAGGAGACCCTCACCAGCACCCGGGGCGAGCTGGAGGCCACCTCCGAGACACTCGCCAAGACCCAGGCCACCCTGGCCACCACGGAGGAGACGCTCTCCACCACCCGCGGCGAGCTGGAGGCCACCTCCCAGACACTCTCCGAGACCCAGACCACCCTGGCCAGCACGGAAGAGACGCTGTCCAGCACGCGTGGCGAGCTGGAGGCCACCTCCGAGACGCTCTCCAAGACCCAGGCCACCCTCCAGCAGACCCTCGCGGATCTGGCGCAGACCACCACCGTCCGCGACGAGCTGGCCGTCGAGCTGGACGATGCCCGCTCCACCCTGGAGTACACCCGGAGCGAGCTGGCCCTCACCTCCCAGTCGCTCTTCACCCGCGATGGGGAGCTGAAGACGGCCCGCGGCGAGATCGACCGGCTCACCGGCGCGCTCAGCGCCACCGAGCAGGCCAAGGCAGCGCTGGAAGAGGATCTCACCGGCCAGATTGGCCAGCTGCGCGCCGATCTGTCCGAGACCCAGGGCAACTACGAGGCCGAGCGCTCCGCCCACGCGAAGCTCGCCGAGGAGACCACCGAGCAGATCCAGGCGCTCACCTCCGAGCGCGATGGGCTGAGCCAGCAGCTCGGCACCACCCAGGAAACGCTGGCCTCCACCCAAGATCAGCTGGCCCAGACGCGGGACTCGCTCGCCGACGAACAGACGGCGCACGAGAAAACCCAGAAACAGGCCGCCCAGGTCCAGGCGGATCTGGAATCTCAGCTCAACGATGCGAAGGATCACGGCCAGGATCTGGCCGAGCAGCTCGCCCACACGAAGCAGGAACTGGGCGAGCGCGTGGCCGAGGTGACGCAGCTGACTTCTCAGCTCGCCCACACCGAGGATGCCCGGCACGACTTCGAGGTGCGGCTCCACACGCTCACCGAGGAGTCCCAGCGCCGCGAGGAGATGCTGCAGAGCGATCTCTCCAGCAAGAGCCAGGAGCTGTCGGACACGCTGCGCAAACTCTCCTCCGTCACCCAGGAGAAGCAGCGCCAGACCGAGGTCCTCACCCGCGAGGTGACCGCCAAGACCGATCAGCTCAAGCAGCTCGACGCCAAGCTGGAGCACCAGACCGCCGAGGCCAAGCGCCAGGCGGACACGCTCCAGCAGCAGGTGGCGCAGCTCAGCGGAGAGCTGGACAGCGTGCGCAAGGAGAGCGCCGAGCAGCTCCGCGTGGCGGGCAATGCCCAGGCAAAGCTCACCTCCGAGCGCGACGGTCTGGCTGGCCAGCTCCAGCAGTCCGAGAACCGGCTCCAGCAGCAGACCCAGGCCCAAACCAACGAGCGCGCCGAGGCCAAGCGGGCCACGGACGAGTTGGCCCGGAAGCTCGCCACCGCCGAAGCCCGCGTCGCGCAGCTCTCCCAGGAGGGCCAGCAGCGCGCCACGGAGGCCGACGCGAAGCTCAAGGAGGTGCAGACGCAGCTCACCACCCGGGCTCGGAAGATCCAGGAGCTGGAGCTGGCGGTGGAGAACTCGGTCAGCACCAAGGCACGACTGGAGAAGGAGCTCACCGCCAAGGCCACCGCCGCCGAGGCCAAGGCCAACGAGACGGTCACCAAGCTCGCCACCCTTCAGCGCGAGCGCAAGGAACTCGAGGCCAAGCAGCTCAAGGAGCTCGAGGACCTCAACGCCAAGCAGAAGGCCGAGTTGGAGCGCCGCGACGCCATCAAGGTCCAGGAAGTCACTCGCCTGCAGCAGTCCGTTCAGGAGAAGAGCAAGGCGCTCAAGGTCGCCGAGCTGGAACTGGCCCGCTACAAGAGCAAGTCACCGGCGCCCGCCGCGGCCCCTGCCGCCAAGCCCGGAGCCAAACCGGCCGCAGCCGGCCCGGAGGACGAAGAGGCGGCCGTGAAGACCCAGACCAGCGCGGCCCCCGTGGCGGCGGCACGCCCAGCCGCCAAGGCCGCGGCCCCCGCGGCGCGCCCGGCCGCGGTGGCCAAGAAGCCCGCGGCCCCCGCTCCGGCCCCGGAAGTGGATGGATTGCCCGAGGACTTCGCCCCAGGCGATCGCACCGTCATGGTGCCGCTCGCCTCGATGAAGAGCGAAGACGACGATTGGTCGTCCATCGTGGACGATCTGGACAAGTCGTAA
- a CDS encoding glycosyltransferase family 4 protein, producing MSDLPRLLLCSFDVIPGPSGSSRRLTEYLKALPDRFTVVVLSAKTPDHSHIEKYQGARLLRVPVGSGDLTSRLQTFERAVRRQLESEEYTLAHFMDPFGGYALCELKGDYGYRLIYEAQTFSSQELPYTHPQTEGDKRFLAKVRRQELFCLMNADRVITGSQTTRTYIQSLGASTEQTRVLRSPVDLASYVPEVLGAPDGTPMRMMYLGSQAGWQGLPVLLRAMALAVEQQAQVRLTLVGARHPDWQPHLEDLAKELGIQEHVEFQPPVLHDDIAKVLALSDVGVLPLDDVDRNRLQGGPLAKVSEYFAAGRPVITADLPVTRELIPGNAAVFHAPGNARELADRIIELAADVPRRVELGRRAREFAEQEFDAGLIRGQLLDIYDDLLGQAMPTGGRPSDEPAPTMMGTPTGRLAHLMRPPEGRPTAPAEKPAAAAPGESPPEPSPPPTLPPPARQKKSAREDLPLVLGQVLDEGLDTRLIKTEPDVRPHEPPVVMGLPLRDRGTERTDKGADDRPSPSREGLPATPPPLRTSATARKEERPASPSRSVPTLPPQEPPTPIVPIKSLERNRPSGTFRVEPPPIRPSTPAPVPGPREGKPAPEPLASQELSDKARTPATPPALPSRTARMSGAWPALPPKPVEPPPKAAPDELPESEAQEISGDEAQEIPESEAPGASKTSRPGAAAAPAQARARPEEPEEISNEEIHEAGEGVVEGVEIAEGVEIAEGVELAEGVEIAEGVELTEDAPEAGAEDVLEASPPETPPSAEQPLAASPPEPDAPVSVLDPWFAQLAHGYCPPEGAQFARHTPPTTFPGRDEEPTDPSREPPPPRLQGAARGKSS from the coding sequence TTGAGCGACCTGCCCAGACTCCTGCTGTGCAGCTTCGACGTCATCCCCGGACCGTCGGGCTCGTCGCGCCGACTGACCGAGTACCTCAAGGCGTTGCCGGACCGCTTCACCGTCGTGGTCCTCTCGGCCAAGACGCCGGATCACTCCCACATCGAGAAATACCAGGGCGCGCGCCTGCTGCGCGTCCCCGTGGGTTCCGGAGACCTCACCTCGCGCCTCCAGACCTTCGAGCGGGCCGTGCGGCGCCAGCTCGAGAGCGAGGAGTACACCCTCGCCCACTTCATGGATCCGTTCGGTGGCTATGCCCTGTGCGAGCTCAAGGGCGATTACGGCTACCGCCTCATCTATGAGGCTCAAACCTTCTCTTCTCAGGAGCTGCCCTACACCCACCCCCAGACCGAGGGCGACAAGCGCTTCCTCGCCAAGGTGCGCCGTCAGGAGCTGTTCTGCCTGATGAACGCCGACCGGGTCATCACCGGCTCGCAGACTACCCGGACCTACATCCAGTCCCTGGGCGCCAGCACGGAGCAGACCCGGGTGCTCCGGTCCCCCGTGGACCTGGCCTCTTATGTCCCCGAGGTGCTCGGAGCGCCGGACGGCACCCCGATGCGGATGATGTACCTGGGCAGCCAGGCGGGGTGGCAAGGGTTGCCCGTGCTCCTGCGGGCCATGGCCCTGGCGGTGGAGCAGCAGGCGCAGGTGCGGCTCACCCTGGTGGGCGCGCGTCACCCGGATTGGCAGCCCCATCTGGAGGATCTGGCCAAGGAGCTGGGCATCCAGGAGCACGTGGAGTTCCAGCCCCCGGTCCTGCACGACGACATCGCCAAGGTCCTGGCGCTCTCGGACGTGGGCGTGTTGCCGCTGGACGACGTGGATCGCAACCGCCTCCAGGGAGGCCCCCTCGCCAAGGTCTCCGAGTACTTCGCCGCGGGAAGGCCGGTGATCACCGCGGATCTTCCGGTGACGCGGGAGCTGATCCCCGGGAACGCCGCGGTCTTCCACGCGCCTGGAAACGCCCGGGAACTCGCGGATCGCATCATCGAGTTGGCCGCAGACGTTCCACGCCGGGTGGAGTTGGGACGACGGGCCCGTGAATTCGCGGAGCAGGAGTTCGACGCGGGCCTCATCCGCGGACAGCTTCTGGACATCTATGATGATCTGCTCGGCCAGGCCATGCCCACCGGGGGCCGCCCGAGTGATGAACCCGCGCCCACGATGATGGGCACCCCCACGGGACGCCTCGCGCACCTCATGCGCCCTCCCGAGGGGAGGCCCACAGCCCCTGCCGAGAAGCCAGCGGCCGCCGCGCCCGGGGAGAGCCCCCCCGAGCCCAGCCCCCCCCCCACGCTCCCGCCCCCTGCGCGACAGAAGAAATCCGCCCGGGAGGATCTGCCCCTCGTGCTGGGACAGGTGCTGGACGAGGGCCTCGATACCCGCCTGATCAAAACGGAACCCGACGTGCGGCCCCATGAGCCCCCCGTGGTGATGGGACTGCCCCTTCGGGACAGGGGAACTGAAAGGACGGATAAGGGAGCCGACGATCGACCGAGCCCCTCGCGGGAGGGGTTGCCTGCCACACCCCCTCCGCTCCGCACGTCCGCCACCGCGCGCAAGGAGGAGCGTCCCGCGTCCCCGTCACGCTCGGTGCCCACCCTCCCGCCCCAGGAACCTCCGACCCCCATCGTTCCCATCAAGAGCCTGGAGCGGAATCGCCCTTCGGGAACCTTCCGGGTCGAGCCCCCGCCGATCCGTCCTTCGACTCCCGCCCCGGTGCCGGGCCCCCGCGAGGGCAAACCCGCCCCGGAGCCCCTGGCCTCGCAGGAACTCTCCGACAAGGCCCGGACCCCCGCCACTCCGCCCGCCCTGCCCTCTCGCACCGCGCGCATGTCGGGGGCCTGGCCCGCCCTTCCCCCGAAGCCGGTGGAACCGCCCCCCAAGGCCGCGCCCGACGAACTTCCTGAAAGCGAGGCTCAAGAGATTTCGGGCGACGAGGCCCAGGAGATCCCGGAAAGCGAGGCCCCAGGTGCCTCGAAGACCTCCAGGCCCGGCGCTGCGGCTGCTCCGGCCCAGGCGCGCGCCCGGCCGGAGGAACCGGAGGAGATCAGCAACGAGGAGATCCACGAGGCGGGCGAAGGAGTGGTGGAGGGCGTCGAGATCGCCGAGGGCGTCGAGATCGCCGAAGGCGTGGAACTCGCCGAGGGGGTCGAAATCGCCGAGGGCGTGGAGCTCACCGAGGACGCGCCCGAAGCCGGGGCAGAGGACGTGCTCGAAGCGTCCCCTCCGGAAACGCCCCCGTCCGCCGAGCAGCCTCTGGCCGCCAGCCCTCCGGAGCCGGACGCACCCGTCTCGGTGCTTGATCCGTGGTTCGCCCAACTGGCCCACGGCTACTGCCCGCCCGAGGGGGCCCAGTTCGCCCGTCACACCCCCCCGACCACCTTTCCGGGACGTGATGAGGAGCCGACAGATCCGTCTCGCGAACCGCCGCCCCCCCGCCTCCAGGGCGCCGCGCGGGGCAAGTCCTCGTGA
- a CDS encoding DUF4912 domain-containing protein, which translates to MDDFKSVTVKHLRELARKHLGRGYSKLTKKELIAALAGFVPALKALARLSPFKLSQWLPGKKPPAAKPPPPPPPPQKAPEKAPEKAAAPRPVPPRSTPTPAPVLEGAFKPAQVVNFPRRVKSSRPMEEDAAGEGESAADASPQHVAEPLVEGFFVARVQGEGELRRHHLTEEQAPPRVNGNVGYEENLGELPVDYGDDLAVALARDPSTLFVTWNFSALTRSRALEGLEHPRAFLRVFEGEKLVREEEFALESRSFYIYGLPPGRVYRVEAHFVGQDGRARRLAQASQRITLPQEGPSGDTSVRFMRMSPPPPVSPQSSAADSPGPATPARVPSVEEREYITWHRVPLPGSEGLAHVSEVRRERRVSEWPEEGSAPAPGGLPSPSPVPSEQYLGFSRLPQGSSEQSPELSPEPSPELSPYLASSRPGGSSEQNLELARYLESSRHPGSSEQYLDFSRHPSGSSEQRVELEKYLEAFSRRPGGASEQLPGRQGQADASLGSSGKPSQPGRGR; encoded by the coding sequence ATGGACGACTTCAAGAGCGTCACCGTGAAGCACCTACGGGAGTTGGCCCGGAAGCACCTGGGCCGGGGCTACAGCAAGCTCACCAAGAAGGAGCTCATCGCAGCCCTGGCCGGTTTCGTCCCCGCGCTGAAGGCCTTGGCCCGGCTCTCACCGTTCAAGCTGTCGCAGTGGCTGCCAGGAAAGAAGCCGCCTGCCGCGAAGCCGCCCCCCCCGCCGCCTCCGCCCCAGAAGGCGCCCGAGAAGGCGCCCGAGAAGGCCGCCGCGCCCCGTCCTGTTCCTCCCCGCTCCACGCCCACGCCCGCGCCCGTGCTGGAGGGCGCCTTCAAACCCGCCCAGGTGGTGAACTTTCCACGCCGGGTGAAGTCCTCTCGTCCCATGGAAGAGGACGCTGCGGGGGAAGGGGAGTCGGCGGCGGACGCTTCCCCGCAGCATGTCGCGGAGCCGCTGGTCGAGGGCTTCTTCGTGGCGAGGGTCCAGGGAGAGGGGGAGTTGCGCCGTCACCACCTCACCGAGGAGCAGGCCCCTCCCCGGGTGAATGGGAACGTGGGCTATGAGGAGAACCTGGGGGAGCTGCCGGTGGACTACGGGGATGATCTCGCCGTGGCGCTGGCAAGGGATCCCTCCACGCTCTTCGTGACCTGGAACTTCAGTGCCCTCACCCGGAGCCGGGCGCTCGAGGGGCTGGAGCATCCCCGGGCGTTCCTGCGCGTCTTCGAGGGCGAGAAGCTGGTGCGCGAGGAGGAGTTCGCGCTCGAGTCGCGCAGCTTCTACATCTATGGCCTGCCCCCTGGGCGCGTTTACCGGGTGGAGGCCCACTTCGTGGGCCAGGATGGCCGTGCGCGCCGGTTGGCGCAGGCGAGCCAGCGCATCACGCTGCCGCAGGAAGGCCCCTCCGGGGACACGTCGGTGCGCTTCATGCGCATGTCTCCTCCGCCCCCGGTCTCCCCTCAGTCCAGCGCGGCCGACTCGCCGGGTCCTGCCACTCCGGCCCGGGTCCCCTCCGTCGAGGAGCGCGAATACATCACCTGGCACCGTGTGCCGTTGCCGGGCAGCGAGGGGCTGGCGCATGTGTCTGAGGTGAGGCGGGAGCGCCGCGTGTCCGAGTGGCCCGAGGAGGGGAGTGCTCCTGCGCCCGGGGGCCTCCCATCGCCTTCACCGGTTCCCTCCGAGCAATACCTGGGTTTCTCCCGGCTTCCGCAGGGCTCTTCCGAGCAGAGTCCAGAGCTGAGCCCGGAGCCGAGCCCGGAGCTGAGCCCGTATCTGGCGTCCTCCCGTCCCGGTGGGTCCTCCGAGCAGAACCTGGAGCTGGCCCGGTACCTGGAATCCTCCCGTCATCCCGGGTCGTCCGAGCAGTACCTGGACTTCTCGCGGCATCCGTCGGGGTCCTCCGAGCAGCGCGTGGAGCTCGAGAAGTACCTGGAGGCCTTCTCTCGCCGTCCGGGGGGGGCCTCCGAGCAGCTTCCGGGCAGGCAGGGGCAGGCGGATGCCTCCCTGGGGTCTTCCGGGAAGCCGTCCCAGCCGGGGCGGGGGCGATAG
- a CDS encoding AAA family ATPase, translated as MSPPSAPSPVRSFSSVEDAAARLEQVGYLTSPEIATACFLADRMNKPILVEGPAGVGKTELSKALAQALGREFIRLQCYEGLDEAKALYEWEYAKQLLYTQLLKDKIGEMVSGTGTLAEAADRLAASDAVFFSERFLLPRPILKAQLSEHPALLLVDEIDKADPEFEAFLLEVLSDNAVTIPELGTFQAKHIPRVILTSNNARELSDALKRRCLHLHIDFPDRERELRIVRARLPQVAQTLAEQVVEAVAALRTLDLKKAPSISETLDWAQSLALLNAESLSGELVLSTLNLVLKYEGDIEKAKAHLSQIAQA; from the coding sequence GTGAGCCCTCCCTCCGCCCCGTCCCCGGTTCGCTCCTTCTCCAGCGTGGAGGACGCAGCGGCCCGCCTGGAGCAGGTGGGGTACCTGACCTCCCCCGAGATCGCCACCGCGTGCTTTCTGGCGGATCGGATGAACAAACCCATCCTGGTCGAGGGCCCCGCGGGGGTGGGCAAGACGGAGCTGTCCAAGGCGCTCGCCCAGGCCCTGGGCCGGGAGTTCATCCGGCTCCAGTGCTACGAGGGGCTGGACGAGGCCAAGGCGCTCTACGAATGGGAGTACGCCAAGCAGCTGCTCTACACCCAACTCTTGAAGGACAAGATCGGCGAGATGGTGTCGGGCACGGGCACGCTGGCGGAGGCGGCGGACCGGCTGGCCGCGAGCGATGCGGTCTTCTTCTCCGAGCGCTTCCTGCTGCCGCGGCCAATCCTCAAGGCCCAACTGTCCGAGCACCCTGCCCTGCTGCTCGTGGACGAGATCGACAAGGCGGATCCGGAGTTCGAGGCGTTCCTGCTGGAGGTGCTCTCGGACAACGCGGTGACCATCCCCGAGCTGGGAACCTTCCAGGCGAAACACATCCCGCGGGTCATCCTCACCTCGAACAACGCGCGGGAGCTGTCGGACGCGCTGAAGCGGCGCTGCCTGCACCTGCACATCGACTTCCCGGACCGCGAGCGCGAGCTGCGGATCGTCCGGGCACGGCTGCCCCAGGTGGCCCAGACGCTGGCCGAACAGGTGGTGGAAGCCGTGGCGGCGCTCCGGACGCTGGACCTGAAGAAGGCGCCGTCGATCAGCGAGACCCTGGACTGGGCCCAGAGCCTGGCGTTGCTCAACGCCGAGTCGCTGAGCGGAGAGCTGGTGCTCTCCACGCTGAACCTGGTCCTCAAGTACGAGGGCGACATCGAGAAGGCCAAGGCCCACCTGTCCCAGATCGCCCAGGCCTGA